The stretch of DNA AACGGACAGGGTGCCACAGATGAAGTATGTGAAGAGTTAAAACAAAAAATGAAAAAAATCCGGAAAAAGATCATGTCCAGAGGAAGCAGCATAGAGATGGAAATCGGAGGTATGGGACTGGCGAATACCTATGCCAGAATGTTCCTTCTGTACAATGGAAGAGCAGTATTCCGGATACGAAACCTTGAAGAAGGATTAAGCGTCATCATAGGAGTATCGGAAAAGGAGGTCGAAGCCGATGTATCAGGTGATGGTTGTTGATGATGAGCCGATGGCCGCCAGTCTGATCGTCAACATTATAAAACAGAAATACAACAAGTTCGAGATTATGGGAACTGCCTATAACGGTGAAGAAGCACTGGAGCTGATACAGGAAAGAGGAGAACCGGATATTTTGATCACAGATATCCAGATGCCGGTAATGAACGGATTGAAGCTTGTGGAAGAAACAAAAAAGCAATATCCCAATGTGATCAGTGTGATCGTCAGTGGATATCAGGAATTTGAGTATGCAAAACAGGCAATTGCTTTTGGGGTGTGTGATTATATCCTGAAACCGATCGTGCCCTCGGAATTTTCCAAACTGATCACCAGGATAGAAGAAAAGCTGAAACAAAAATATTACAAAGAACGAAATACACTGATACACAAGATGGTAAATGAAATTCCTGTGGATGAAAAAACACTTCGGAGATATTTTCAGTCAGAATGTTATTATGGGGCCATTGTAAGACTGAACGGACTTCCCAGTCGTTACGGGGAACGGGGGAAAAAGGAAGTCTTTTCAGACATCAATGAGATGATGATCGCATATGGACGTGACACTCAGGAGACACTGTATCTCTGTCCGGGAGAACTGGTCAGTGATGAGGATTATGAACAGATGATCAGGAGACGTATTGGAAAAGAACAGCCGGAAGCTGCATATGTGACGTCTGTGATCCGGCGGAGATCAGTTCCGGCAGCACAGATCGGAGAAATGATGCGAGAGCTTTACCGGAAGCTGGATTCTTCTATTATCCTGGGGAAAAACCAGACATTGCTCCTGGAGGAAACCGCATCGCAGGTTCAAGCTGGAAGACCGGGAAAGGATTACGAATATCTGGAAGAGCTGGAATATCTGGCTGGCAAACAGAAGTACGACCGGCTTCAGAAGGAAGTAGAAGCACTGATCAGCAGGTGGGTGCAGGAAGAACATCCTCAGCTGTGGATCGAAGGACGTGTGCGGCAGATAGGCTATCTGCTTCAGCGTTATGATGCAGGAAACCGGGATTACCGGGAGTCAGAATTTCTTATGGATGATATTTTTTCCACTGCAGAAAATGTGGAACAGCTTTGCAACGGGATTTCCGATATCTTTTTTAAGGATATAAAGGAAGATCTGACATCCACACAGAAAACAGATACCGAAGAATATTTTGAGAGTGTGAAAGAATACATCCGAAAACACATGGCGGAACAGCTGTCTCTGCACAGTGTGAGCAAAGCAGTGGGAGTCTCCCAGACATATTTAAGCAGACTTTTCAGAAGGTATGAGGATGCATCTTTTAATACTTATCTGACAGCACTTCGCATGGAGAAGGCAAAGCTTCTTCTTCAGCGTGAAGAGAAGATGTATGTGAAAGATGTTGCGGAAAAGGTAGGATACAAAGATCAGTTTTATTTCAGTCGTATTTTTTATTCCTATACAGGAGTGAGGCCGTCAGAATATGTTGAGAAAGAAAATCATGGGATGATATAACAAAAATAATATTAATCTAAAATGGAGGGTTAAGGTATGCTGTATCATAATGGGGAAAAGCTTACAAAAGAGAAATTTCAGGATCCGGGAAGCGAGTACAGAGCGGCTCCGTTCTGGGCATGGAACTGTAAGATGACAGAAGCGGAGATCGACAATACTCTGGATGCTCTGAAGGCGATGGGAATGGGCGGCGGACATATCCACTGCCGCACAGGAATGGATAATCCTTACATGGGCGAAGAGTTTCTGGATCTGGTAAAATATTCCTGGAAAAAAAGCCTGGAAAAAAATATGCTGACCTGGCTGTATGATGAAGACCGCTGGCCATCCGGAGCAGGCGGCGGACTGGTAACAAGAGACCACAAATACAGGATCCGTTTTCTGCTTTTCACTCCGGAGTGCCAGGATGGAAAAGAGATTGAAAACAGCGAACTTCGTTCTTCCGGACAGGCGATCCGAAGCAATGAGCGTACATTTCTTGGAAAATATCAGGTACGGCTGGAGGATGGTTACCTTACAGAGTATGAAAAGATCGATGAGGATGCACCGCTGAAGGAGGGATTTCAGGAATGGTTTGCCTATCTTGAGGTGTCCGGTGATAATCCATGGTTTAACAATGAGGCGTATCTGAACACACTGGATAAAGAGGCAGTGGAGCGTTTTATCCAGGTAACCCACGAGAAGTATTATGAAAATCTGGGAGAGGAGTTTGGGAAAACCATTCCTGCCATCTTTACAGATGAGCCGCAATTTTCCCATAAACAGTGCCTGGATTTTGCAGATGAGCGGATGGATGTGACCATTCCATATACCGATGATCTGGAAGAAACTTTCCGTGATGCATATGGACATAGCCTTCTTAAGCATCTTCCGGAACTGTTCTGGGAACTTCCGGGAGATGCAGTTTCCAGAATCCGTTATGAGTATCATGACCACATTGCGGAGCGTTTTGCAGAGGCTTTTGCGGATACTGTGGGAGGCTGGTGTAAGGAACATGGCATTGCCCTGACCGGACATATGATGGAGGAGCCGACTCTGGAAACACAGACAGCGGCCCTGGGAGAAGCCATGCGTTCCTATCGTTCCTTTGAGATCCCGGGAATTGATATGCTTTGTGACAGAAGAGAATTTTCTACTGCAAAGCAGGCAGAAAGTGCTGTGCACCAGTTTGGAAGAGAGGGAATGACAAGTGAACTTTATGGTGTTACAAACTGGGATTTTGATTTCCGGGGCCATAAGCTTCAGGGGGACTGGCAGGCAGCTCTTGGAGTAACGGTCCGTGTGCCGCATCTGACCTGGACCTCCATGGCAGGTGAGGCAAAACGTGATTATCCGGCTTCTATCAGCTACCAGTCACCGTGGTATAAAGAATATCCTCTTGTGGAGAATTATTTTGCAAGAGTCAATACAGCTCTCACAAGAGGCGTTCCGCATGTGAAGCTGGCAGTGATCCATCCGGTAGAGTCTTACTGGCTTTTCTGGGGACCGAAGGAGCAGACAGCACCAATCCGTGAGGAGATGGATGAAAACTTTATCCATATGATCGAATGGCTGCTTTATGGTACCGTTGATTTTGATTTTATTTCAGAGTCTCTGCTTCCGGATCTGAATCAGGGACAGGAAGAGGAAAAACTTCTGAAGGTGGGAGTAATGAAATATGATACAGTTCTCGTACCGAACTGCCTGACACTTCGAAGCTCTACCTTGGAGATTCTTGAGAAATTTAAGGAAAGAGGCGGCCGGGTGATCTTTGCAGGACAGCTTCCGAAATATGCAGATGCCCGTCCGTCAGACAGAGGTGCGAAGCTGGCAGAGAAGTGTGAGATTGTGTCATTCAGTAAGTACCGTCTGCTGGAAGCTGTGAAAGAGGCAAGAGATATCGAGGTACTTGAGGATGACGGTAAACCAGCTACAAACCTGATCTACCAGATGAGAGAAGAGGGAGAAAACCGCTGGCTGTTCCTGTGTCATGTAAACCGTACAGAGAAGGTCTCCGATGCCTGTATCGTGATCAATGAACTGCAGGAGCGTAAGAAAAATCAGGATCTTCCAAGAGAAGAAAAACTTCGCATCCGTATCCGTGGATCCTGGAAGTTGACGGTATATGATGCCATGACAGGTGAAATTTATCCGGTGAAAGCAGAGTACCATAAAGGGGACACTGTTCTGGAACGAAGCATGTTTGATCACGACAGTCTTCTTCTCTGGCTGGAGCCGGCTGGCACAGCATCCATGGTATCAGAAGAATTGCTTTCTGAAACAGATAATGCTGAGAATACTGAGAATGGTTCTGCAAGTGAGGAGAAGAAATGTAGCTGCCAGCTGGATATTTCCGATCAGGTGGAGATTGTTCGCAGTGAGCCGAATGTAAGTATTCTGGATCTGGCTGAATATGCGTTTGACGGTGGGGAGTGGCAGCCGGAGGAAGAGATTCTCCGCATTGACAATCTGTTCCGTGAGAAACTGGGATATCCGCTCCGCATGGAGGCTTTTGCACAGCCGTGGACCAATGACAGAGAGGAAGGCTTTGAACATACTTTGTCCCTGCGATTCCATATTCATACAGAGGTTCTGTTGGAAGGGATTTTCCTTGCCATGGAAAATGACGGGAAAACCAGAATATTCCTGGATGAGAAAGCAGTGGAAAACCGTGCAGAGGGATGGTATACAGATCACTGTATCCGCAAAGTGCCGCTTCCGAAGATGGAATCCGGAGAGCATGAACTGGTTGTGGAGATCCCTTACAATTCCAAAGTGAATATCGAAGCAATGTTCCTGCTGGGAGAGTTTTCCGTGAAAGTTGTGGGAAGAGATCAGGTGCTGGATGCGGTGAGCCACAAGGCAGCCTTCAGTGATCTTACCGTTCAGGGTTATCCGTTCTATGGTGGAAATGTGACATATAAAATTCCATTTATCAGCAAAGGCGGAGAAGTAAATGTACGGGCAAATCTGTTCCGCGCACCGGTTATGAAGGCTTCTGTGGATGGAAAAGAAGCGGGGTATATTGCATTTTCTCCTTATGAGGTATCTCTTGGTGAACTGCCGTCAGGAGAGCATCTCCTGGAGTTGACTGTATTTGGAAACAGGGTGAATACATTTGGAATCTTACACAACTGTGACCAGAAAGAAGACTGGTATGGACCAAATGCATGGAGGACAACCGGTGACCTCTGGTCCTATGAGTATCAGATAAAACCGTCAGGTCTTCTGAAAGCGCCGGTTTTTGTAGAGAAAAATTAAGGCTTGTAATTATAAAAAGAGCGCGTTATAATGAACCCATAAAAAAGAAAATTTCTTCGGGGCAGGGTGTGATTCCCTACCGGCGGTATAGTCCGCGACCCGCTTTGGCGGCTGATCTGGTGAGATTCCGGAACCGACAGTAAAGTCTGGATGAGAGAAGAACGCGCAGTATTTGAAGAACGTGCTCAGTGCCCCGGGAAGAAGCTCCCGGGGCTTTTTATGTGAAGAAATTTTTTTCGCGTAAAGATTTCTTGTAGAAATTTTCTTTGAATATTTCTGAAGAAGGAGAGAGAGTTATGAGTGAACAGATATTACAGAGAGGAAATGCCGTGGAAAGAAGCAGAACAAGAACCATCGCGCAGGTAGCCATGCTTGGTGCTGTGGCAGGAGTATTGATGAATCTTGAGTTTCCGATTCCTTTTCTTGCACCGTCTTTTTATCAGCTTGATTTTTCCGAGGTACCGGTTATGGTAGGAACCTTCGCTATGGGACCTGTGGCAGGTATTCTGATCGAGCTTGTGAAGATCCTTGTACATCTTGTGACCAAGGGAACTATGACAGCCGGTGTTGGTGATGTTGCCAACTTCCTGTTTGGATGTGCCTATGTGGTACCGGCCGGCCTGATCTATCGTTTCCATCACAAAAAAAGCAGAGTACATGCAGTTGCAGGTATGGCAGTGGGAACTGTTCTGACAGCAATCCTTGCATGTTTCATCAATGCTTTTGTACTGCTTCCGGCTTACGGTAAGGCTTTTGGAATGCCGATCGAGACCTTTATCCAGATGGGAAGCGCAGTACACAGTTCCGTAAACGGACTGCTTACCTTTGCACTGCTGATCATTGTACCGTTTAATATCTTTAAATATGCACTGACATCTCTGATCGTGTTTGTGATTTATAAGAAGATCCGTGTTGTACTGAAGGGTGACTGATCATAAGCAGTTGCCGGAGGATGAAGAAAAGATCAGAAATTGGTGGTTTCAGATAAATATCTGAGAATGTGAGAAATGCCATGTAATATATTGCCGATGGGCAGTAAATTACATGGCATTTTTTATGTCAGGCGTTTTGTTCAGCAGCTTTCATGACTCCGAGCTCACGTCTCGCAAAAACAACGGCCAGTACAAATGCAGAGGTATCTGCAATTGGTCCTGCGTACATGACGCCATCGATTCCGAAGCAAATCGGGAAAATGACGATCAGTGGCAGCAGGAAGAGCACCTGTCTTGTAAGGGACATGATCACACCAAGTCTGGCTTTTCCAATGGAGGTAAAAAAGCCGGCGGACATAGGCTGGATTCCGTTGGCAAAGGTCATCAGCATGAAGATGCGGAGATATTTTTCTGCAAAATGAAAGTACAGGTCGCTGCCGTTTCCGAAGATGCCTACGATCTGATGTGGGAAGAACTGGAAGCAGATAAAAAATATGGTTGCGATCACAGTACATAAGATTACGGAATAGCGGTATGTCTGGCGCACGCGGCTGTATTTTTCGGCACCGTAATTAAAGCCCCAGATGGGCTGGGAGCCCTGGGAGATTCCGATGCAGATGGCCATAAATACCTGGTTGACTTTGGAAATGATTCCTGCACAGGCGATCGGAATATCACTCCCGTAGGCTGAGAGTGCTCCGTAATGGCGAAGTGTATTGTTCATGACGATCTGCACTGCAGCAATGGCAACCTGATTGATACAGGATGCCATTCCCAGAGAAAAAATGGCAGACAGATTGCGTGCCTTAGGAATCAGCATGGAGCGGTCCAGGTACATTTTCCGAAGTCTGGAAAAATAAAAAATGATCAGAAGTCCGGATACGACCTGACCGATCACGGTTGCCCAGGCAGCACCTTTGATGCCCCAGCCGAATCCAAAGATGAAAAGTGGGTCCAGGATGGTGTTGATGACAGCACCAGCCAGGATACAGGTCATGGAATAGGTGGGACTCCTGTCTGCACGGACCAGGTGATTGCCGCCTGTGCTTAAAACGTAAAAAGGAAGTCCAATGGCGGTGATCCCCATGTAATCAATGGCATAGGGCATGACGTCCGGTGTTCCGCCGAAAAAATGAAGCAGTGGCTTCAGGAACAGAAGGACGATGACAGAGAGTATCGTACCGGAGATTATCAGCGAGGAAAGTCCGGTTCCTGCGATGGAGCTGGCTTTTTTTTCGTTTCCTGCGCCCATTTCCAGGTTGTAATTGGAGGCACTGCCGATTCCCAGGAGCAGTGCAGCAGCAGTAGAGATAATGGTTACGGGAAATGCGATATTTGTGGCGGCGTTTCCAAGCATTCCTACGCCCTGGCCGATAAAGATCTGGTCAACGATATTGTACAGAGCGCTGACCAGCATGCTGATGATGGCGGGAATGGCGAATTTGGTGATCAGGCTGCCTACAGGGGCGGTTCCCAGAGGGTTTTCGGCCTGGGCAGAGGTGGTCTGGTTTTTCAATGTTTTTTCCTTCTTTCTTATCTACAGTAGCTGTTTGGTAATGTAATAAGTAATTTTTATAGTAGGGTATTTATTATAGCACTATTGTGAAGTGAGTGTAAGTATAAAAAATTGACCTTTGGTTTTGGATGGGATAAAATGTTTTTAGAAAAAAATTTCGGGAAGGAGCTTTTCAGATGGGTAAGATCAACAATGTGAAAAAACTTACAGATAATAAGTTCGTGAATCTTTATGGGGTGGATGCGACCAGTGTACATGATACGCCGGTTTCTTATTTTGTGGCTTCCAGGGCGAAGTGTGTGGAGGATTTGAAGCTTTCTACGGGGGAGAATCATCCGGACGGGGTGATCATTTACAGTATTTATGGAGAGCAGAGGGATAAGGTTGTGCTGATCCGTCAGTATCGGTATACGATCGGCGGGTATATTTATGAGTTTCCGGCGGGACTTGTGGAGCCTGGGGAGGATTTCCATGAGGGTGCCGTGCGGGAGATGTTTGAGGAGACCGGGTTGAAGCTGGAGCCGATCAAGGTTGCGGAGGCTTTTGAGAAGCCGTATTTTACGACGATTGGGATGACGGATGAATCTTGTGCTACGGTTTATGGGTATGCCAGTGGTGAGGTTAGTAAGGCTGCTCAGGAGGATAGTGAAGAGATTGAAGTTGTTATTGCTGACAGAGATGAAGTGCGAAGGATTTTGAAGGAGGAGAGGGTTGCTATTATGTGTGCATATATGTTGATGCACTTTTTGAAGGATGAGGAGCCGTTTGGGTTCCTTGGGGAGATTTAAATGATGGAAGGGGACGCCAGCGAGGGGCTTCTTTCCAGACTGGGGCTTCGTCGGGGGCTGGCTTCTAAGGTGCCGGAATTCTGCTAAAAGCGCTTCAAATAATCTCGAACTCGCGTCTGAAGCCGCTCAAACAGCGAGATTTTTTGAAGCAACGCAGATTTCCGCCACCTAAGAATCAGCTCCCCTCCTGCAGAGTCAGTCTGGAAAGAAGCCCCTTACTGGCTGTGCGTTGGCCGTGAGACGTGTTAAATCTCGTGGGGAGTGTTGATAGTATGGTGGCATGACGGGAGTTGGATGAGCCGTCAGCGCTGCGCTGGACGGCTGGGAGGAAAGGCTGAGTTTCCTTGTGGTTTGACGAGAGGGGGCCATCGGCGCTGCGCTGGACGGCTGGGAGGAAAGGCTGAGTTTCCTTGTGGTTTGACGAGAGGGGTGGCCATCAGCGCTGCGCTGGATGGCTGGGGAAAACGGGGAATCTGCGGCTGCGGATTCCCCGTTTTGATCAGAGTTCTATGAGTTTTCCAAGGTCTTTGTTGTATTTGCAGTATTTGCCGTTTTCGGAGATAAATGGCTGGTAGGTGTCGGTCCGGTTGTCTTTGACGTAGACGATTCCGGTGGCGATCATTTCTACCAGGGAGAAGCGTTTGCTTAAGCTGGAGATCCAGCGGTAGGTTTTTTCGTTGCCGGAGTCTGCCATGAGAAGGTTGTAGCCGCCTGGGCAGGATTCTAGGGTGAAGTAGACTTTCTGGGACCGGATGGAGGTGTTGAAGACCTGACCGGTGATGTAGGTGGAGAAGTTGGTTTCTACAAATTGGCGGAAGGTGTAGAAATCGTAGATCACGCCGGTGGTCTCATCTTTGATCTTGTCGCCGCGTTCGATGCGGGCTTTCAGGAGTTTGAGGACTTCGATGGTCCAATTGATGAAGGAGATGCTGCTGTAGGTCATGCTTTCCTGAAGCTTGTCGACCAGCTGTTTTGACAGAATATTGGATTTTGATGCTTCATTAAAAAGTTCTTCGTTCATAATGTTCCCTCCAGTGTTGAATTTTATATGGTTTTCGCTCTTTTTTTGTATCTTTTATTATAAGTCTGAATTGTATATAAAGCAATAAAAAATACGTAAAATACAAAGGCGATTATTGAAAAGTGATATATAATTAACAGATGTGTCTTAAAAATATCAGTGTTTTTACCGGCTTGTTTAAAAATGGATTGTAAATATCTAGTTTATTTCACTAAGTGTAAGTGAGAAATTTACCAAATATCCCCATTTTATTGATGGAATTTTGTCGTATATCTCCCTTGACATAAAGCCTTCCTCCGGGTGTATCATATGCAGTGTTAAAGGAGGTAGACTATTATGTTTGAGACATTACAGGAGAAGACTGAAGAGAAAGCAATGGTGCAGTTCCTTGAACGCTTTACAGATTATCCATTTCTGGTAAAGTTCAAGAATTCCGAGTATCACATCGGAGAGGGTGAACCTACATTTACGGTGAATTTTAAGAAAGCGATTCCTCTGGCAGATCTGATGAAGAGCACATCCCTTGCACTGGGTGAGGCGTATATGCGTGGAGATCTGGATATCGAGGGAAATCTTTATGAAGCGCTGGATCATTTTCTGGGTCAGATGGGAAAATTTTCTACCAATGAATCTGCTCTGAAAAAGATCATGTTCAGTTCAACATCAAAGAAGAACCAGGAAAAGGAAGTAACCAGCCATTATGATATTGGAAATGACTTTTATAAACTTTGGCTGGATGAGACTATGAGTTATTCCTGCGGGTATTTTATCCATGAGGATGATACGTTGTATCAGGCGCAGGTAAATAAAGTTGATTATATTCTTAAAAAATTACATCTGGAAGAGGGTATGAGTCTTTTAGATATCGGCTGCGGCTGGGGC from Blautia sp. SC05B48 encodes:
- a CDS encoding response regulator transcription factor, with protein sequence MYQVMVVDDEPMAASLIVNIIKQKYNKFEIMGTAYNGEEALELIQERGEPDILITDIQMPVMNGLKLVEETKKQYPNVISVIVSGYQEFEYAKQAIAFGVCDYILKPIVPSEFSKLITRIEEKLKQKYYKERNTLIHKMVNEIPVDEKTLRRYFQSECYYGAIVRLNGLPSRYGERGKKEVFSDINEMMIAYGRDTQETLYLCPGELVSDEDYEQMIRRRIGKEQPEAAYVTSVIRRRSVPAAQIGEMMRELYRKLDSSIILGKNQTLLLEETASQVQAGRPGKDYEYLEELEYLAGKQKYDRLQKEVEALISRWVQEEHPQLWIEGRVRQIGYLLQRYDAGNRDYRESEFLMDDIFSTAENVEQLCNGISDIFFKDIKEDLTSTQKTDTEEYFESVKEYIRKHMAEQLSLHSVSKAVGVSQTYLSRLFRRYEDASFNTYLTALRMEKAKLLLQREEKMYVKDVAEKVGYKDQFYFSRIFYSYTGVRPSEYVEKENHGMI
- a CDS encoding glycosyl hydrolase is translated as MLYHNGEKLTKEKFQDPGSEYRAAPFWAWNCKMTEAEIDNTLDALKAMGMGGGHIHCRTGMDNPYMGEEFLDLVKYSWKKSLEKNMLTWLYDEDRWPSGAGGGLVTRDHKYRIRFLLFTPECQDGKEIENSELRSSGQAIRSNERTFLGKYQVRLEDGYLTEYEKIDEDAPLKEGFQEWFAYLEVSGDNPWFNNEAYLNTLDKEAVERFIQVTHEKYYENLGEEFGKTIPAIFTDEPQFSHKQCLDFADERMDVTIPYTDDLEETFRDAYGHSLLKHLPELFWELPGDAVSRIRYEYHDHIAERFAEAFADTVGGWCKEHGIALTGHMMEEPTLETQTAALGEAMRSYRSFEIPGIDMLCDRREFSTAKQAESAVHQFGREGMTSELYGVTNWDFDFRGHKLQGDWQAALGVTVRVPHLTWTSMAGEAKRDYPASISYQSPWYKEYPLVENYFARVNTALTRGVPHVKLAVIHPVESYWLFWGPKEQTAPIREEMDENFIHMIEWLLYGTVDFDFISESLLPDLNQGQEEEKLLKVGVMKYDTVLVPNCLTLRSSTLEILEKFKERGGRVIFAGQLPKYADARPSDRGAKLAEKCEIVSFSKYRLLEAVKEARDIEVLEDDGKPATNLIYQMREEGENRWLFLCHVNRTEKVSDACIVINELQERKKNQDLPREEKLRIRIRGSWKLTVYDAMTGEIYPVKAEYHKGDTVLERSMFDHDSLLLWLEPAGTASMVSEELLSETDNAENTENGSASEEKKCSCQLDISDQVEIVRSEPNVSILDLAEYAFDGGEWQPEEEILRIDNLFREKLGYPLRMEAFAQPWTNDREEGFEHTLSLRFHIHTEVLLEGIFLAMENDGKTRIFLDEKAVENRAEGWYTDHCIRKVPLPKMESGEHELVVEIPYNSKVNIEAMFLLGEFSVKVVGRDQVLDAVSHKAAFSDLTVQGYPFYGGNVTYKIPFISKGGEVNVRANLFRAPVMKASVDGKEAGYIAFSPYEVSLGELPSGEHLLELTVFGNRVNTFGILHNCDQKEDWYGPNAWRTTGDLWSYEYQIKPSGLLKAPVFVEKN
- a CDS encoding ECF transporter S component — translated: MSEQILQRGNAVERSRTRTIAQVAMLGAVAGVLMNLEFPIPFLAPSFYQLDFSEVPVMVGTFAMGPVAGILIELVKILVHLVTKGTMTAGVGDVANFLFGCAYVVPAGLIYRFHHKKSRVHAVAGMAVGTVLTAILACFINAFVLLPAYGKAFGMPIETFIQMGSAVHSSVNGLLTFALLIIVPFNIFKYALTSLIVFVIYKKIRVVLKGD
- a CDS encoding MATE family efflux transporter, with the protein product MKNQTTSAQAENPLGTAPVGSLITKFAIPAIISMLVSALYNIVDQIFIGQGVGMLGNAATNIAFPVTIISTAAALLLGIGSASNYNLEMGAGNEKKASSIAGTGLSSLIISGTILSVIVLLFLKPLLHFFGGTPDVMPYAIDYMGITAIGLPFYVLSTGGNHLVRADRSPTYSMTCILAGAVINTILDPLFIFGFGWGIKGAAWATVIGQVVSGLLIIFYFSRLRKMYLDRSMLIPKARNLSAIFSLGMASCINQVAIAAVQIVMNNTLRHYGALSAYGSDIPIACAGIISKVNQVFMAICIGISQGSQPIWGFNYGAEKYSRVRQTYRYSVILCTVIATIFFICFQFFPHQIVGIFGNGSDLYFHFAEKYLRIFMLMTFANGIQPMSAGFFTSIGKARLGVIMSLTRQVLFLLPLIVIFPICFGIDGVMYAGPIADTSAFVLAVVFARRELGVMKAAEQNA
- a CDS encoding NUDIX hydrolase, yielding MGKINNVKKLTDNKFVNLYGVDATSVHDTPVSYFVASRAKCVEDLKLSTGENHPDGVIIYSIYGEQRDKVVLIRQYRYTIGGYIYEFPAGLVEPGEDFHEGAVREMFEETGLKLEPIKVAEAFEKPYFTTIGMTDESCATVYGYASGEVSKAAQEDSEEIEVVIADRDEVRRILKEERVAIMCAYMLMHFLKDEEPFGFLGEI